The DNA window TACATTTTACACTCCCACCCAACTCCCTCCAGtttaaaacaaacagctgtTCTAGTTCTCGCTTTACAGGCCGATACAGAATAGTTTGCGCAGAAGAAACACATTTGAAAGCAACAGAACTTGTGCGTTAAATCAGATGACACCGCGCTGGTTCAACACAAACCCCGCGGCCGCTGCGTGAAGAACAAACTACTTTTCAAAAGTATtgatcaattaaacaattataaccAAACCTGCGTGCATTACTTTCTATTAACATTAATAGCCTACATATAATAAGTCAATAAACACCATCGGATAAGCAGTGGATTTAGTAACCAGTCGCACAGACCGGGATCCCGTGCTCGCCCACCTTGTGTCTGCCCCGGATTTTGAAGTTGCCCAGCTTGCCGTCCGCGTAGGTGATGAGCTTGTCCATCCTGGTCAGCAGGAAGCCGATGTTCTCGCAGCCGGGCTCCGTGCCCTCCACCCAGGCGATCTGGTCCCCTCGGATGGACTTGCTCCTGCCCAGTTTGCGGCTCGCCAGCTGCCCGTCCTGGAGCTTGCCACCCTGGTGCAGGTTCAGGACCTCTTGCAGGACCCTCTCGCCGACCCTGTTGCCCAGGAAGTGGTCCACCCGGCACAGCCCGTAGGCGGTCATGGAGGGCACAATGTACTGGGACACCAGGCGCTGCGCGCTCGGGCGCCGCTGCTCCCTGTGCTGGGCACCTCTGCCGCCGCGGGCTCGGTTGGGTGGCAGCCTGGGCTCGGGCGCTGCGGTGCTGCTGCCATCAGTGCAGGTGCTGGCGGGGTCCTCCCTGCCCCGGACCGGCCCGGCCTCTCTGCCCAGGGGCTGCTTCTTGAGCACCGGCTGCGTGCTGTCGGCTGCCTCCCCTGTGCCGTGGCGCGCACTGCCGTCTTGCAGAGATGCTGCCATTGCCGCAGAGTGTCGGGACAGTGTCGGACTGGTGCGGGACAGTGTCGGACTGGTGCGGGACAGTGTCGGACTGGTGCGGGACAGTGTCGGACTGGTGCGGGACAG is part of the Amia ocellicauda isolate fAmiCal2 chromosome 21, fAmiCal2.hap1, whole genome shotgun sequence genome and encodes:
- the LOC136716943 gene encoding egl nine homolog 1-like — protein: MIDSPGLRGQKHGHQLSPARAAESACTSPVARGRAAGRVAVAGGRWAEPVWQLPHGTVPHQSRHCPAPVPTLSRTSPTLSRTSPTLSRTSPTLSRTSPTLSRHSAAMAASLQDGSARHGTGEAADSTQPVLKKQPLGREAGPVRGREDPASTCTDGSSTAAPEPRLPPNRARGGRGAQHREQRRPSAQRLVSQYIVPSMTAYGLCRVDHFLGNRVGERVLQEVLNLHQGGKLQDGQLASRKLGRSKSIRGDQIAWVEGTEPGCENIGFLLTRMDKLITYADGKLGNFKIRGRHKVGEHGIPVCATGY